Within the Alteromonas sp. M12 genome, the region TATCTGCAAGAAGCTGGAATTTCGGTGCAGGGACTCAAGAGTCAATCTTGGGATGATTTTGAACAATTTGATGCCGATGTGGTGGTCACTGTCTGTGATTCAGCCGCCGGTGAAGCTTGCCCCTTGTGGTTTGGGAATTCTCTGAAAGTGCATTGGGGACTGACTGACCCGTCAAAGGTGCAAGGCACGGAACAAGAGATAGCCACCTCTTTTAAACATTGCATTGAAGAAATCACCGCTCGGGTTAAGCAATTGCAAATATTGGCCAAAAAGGATCTTAATCCAGACCAATTGAAAGTTGCCTTAGCTGAATTAGGAGCACACTAAATATGCTACGGGACATGTCATTAGCGAATATTGAAGAGCAGAGTTTAGATAAACCTACATTTGAAAAATGCATTACCGAACCGTTAGAACACGCACCGCGTATTTTACTTTTACATGGATCGATGCGTAAGCGAGCATTTAGTCGATTGGTTGTAGAAGAATGTGCACGTTTACTGATTCATTTCGGTGCCGATGTGAAAATATTTAATCCTGAGGGTTTACCGCAAACAGATACTGAAGATGAACTTCATCCCAAGGTTAAAGAATTGCGTGAACTTATGATGTGGTCAGAGGGGCAGGTATGGTGTTCTCCAGAGCGTCATGGCTCTATGACTAGCATCTTTAAAAGCCAAATTGATTGGGTGCCATTGAATATTGGCGGTGTCCGTCCTACCCAAGGTAAGACCCTCGCGGTGATGCAAGTATGTGGAGGCTCGCAATCGTTCAATGTGGTTAATCAGCTACGGGTTTTAGGCCGCTGGATGCGCATGGTGACGATTCCTAATCAATCAAGCGTGGCTAAAGCGTATTTGGAGTTTGATGAAAACGATCGAATGAAGCCTTCCGCTTATTACAATCGAATTGTCGATGTGATGGAAGAGCTAATGAAGTTCACCTTATTGCTACGTAACAATAAAGATTATTTTGTTGATCGCTATTCTGAACGTGTTGAATCTGCTGAGCAATTAAGCCAGCGAGTAAATCAACGTTCAATATAAAAGGAGAAACCACATGGGATTGTTTGAGCGTTTCTTATCTGTTTGGGTTGGTCTGGCTATAATCGTGGGTATTTTCGCTGGCAGTATCGCACCGGATGCATTTGCGGTGATTGCAAGTTTTGAGTATGCCCATGTCAATATTGTTATTGCCGTTTTAATTTGGCTAATGATTTATCCAATGATGGTACAAATTGACTTTTCATCAATTAAAGATGTAGGGAAAAAACCAAAAGGATTAGTACTTACGCTTGTGGTCAATTGGTTAATTAAGCCTTTTTCTATGGCATTTTTAGGCTGGTTGTTCTTTAAAGGAATATTCGCCGATTGGGTCGATCCTCAAACCGCAACGGAATATATCGCAGGCATGATCTTACTCGGTGTGGCTCCTTGTACCGCGATGGTGTTTGTTTGGAGTCAACTGATCAAAGGTGACGCTAATTATACTTTGGTGCAGGTCTCTTTAAATGACATTATTATGATATTCGCATTTGCGCCTATTGCCGGATTATTGTTGGGTGTAACGGATATTACAGTACCTTGGGATACCCTGTTTCTATCGGTTGTTTTGTATGTATTAATTCCTCTAGTCGCAGGCGTGATTACTCGTAAAAAATTAGATAAATCAGATGACCATTCTAAATTAGAACAGTTTCTTGCAACGATGAAACCTTGGTCGATCATTGGCTTGTTAGCCACAGTGACTTTGTTATTTGCTTTTCAGTCGGAAACGATTTTGGCGAAACCCGAAGCTATCGTATTAATTGCGATTCCGCTGTTGATTCAAACTTACGGTATTTTTGCGATTGCTTATTTTATTGCAAAGAAAATGAAGCTGCCCCATAACGTCGCGGCACCAGCTTGTATGATAGGTACCTCAAACTTTTTTGAACTGGCTGTTGCGGTTGCAATTTCGTTGTTTGGTTTACATTCAGGGGCTGCTTTAGCAACTGTCGTTGGTGTGCTGGTAGAGGTACCCGTTATGTTGTCATTAGTTTGGTTTGCAAATCGAACTCGTCATTGGTTTACAGAATAACCGTTTGGAGGATGAAAAATGTTCGCCGTGTTCACTCAACTAGCTGATTGGATAGCCTATTCTTTATTGAAGTTGACCCCCGAGTCAAAGTTGGGTGACGCAGTTCATTTTTTTGTTGAAGACGTTAGTAAGATATTCGTTTTATTGATTGTCATGATTTACGTCATTGCGTTGTTACGCGCTTCAATGAAAGTTGAGCGTGTGAGGGATTACCTTGCTGGTAAGAATAAAGGCGTGGGTTACATGCTTGGTTCAGCTTTTGGTGCGATAACACCGTTTTGTTCTTGTTCAAGTATCCCGGTATTTCTTGGTTTTACCTCTGCCGGCATTCCAGTCGGGATTACGATGGCTTTTCTGCTGACCTCGCCATTGGTGAATGAAGTTGCGGTATTGTTGTTGATGAGTTTGCTTGGTTGGAAGTTTACCTTAATTTACGTTGTGACTGGCATAACCGTTGGGATTGTTGGAGGTTTCTTTTTAGACAGTATTAAAGCCGAGCGCTGGTTACAATCCTTTGCCGCTGAAGCTCTCCACAAGGGGCAAAATAAACCCACTTCTGTGAATTCAACGGTAACGTCAGCACCCACTAAAATCCCCTTCTCACAAAGGCATCAATTCGCTAAAGATGAAGCCCTCGAAATATTTGGTCGAGTGTGGAAATGGGTAATAATAGGTGTTGGTCTAGGTGCTGCACTGCATGGTTTTGTGCCAGATGGTTGGATTGAACAACATCTTGGAAATGGCCAGTGGTGGTCTGTTCCAGCGGCAGTATTATTAGGGATTCCGCTGTATTCAAATGCGACTGGCGTTATACCCATTATGGAGAGTTTGATTGTTAATGGCTTACCGATAGGCACAACATTGGCCTTTTGTATGAGTACGGTTGCTGCGAGCTTTCCTGAATTTATTTTGCTTAAACAAGTGATGCAATGGCGCTTATTGGCGATTGTTTTTATCATGTTGTTAGTATCATTTTCTATTGTGGGTTGGATATTTAACGCATTTTCTTTTTTATTGTGAGGTGATTTATGAAACATATAAAAGTATTAGGTACGGGTTGTTCTAAATGTATTAAAACTGCAGAGTTATTTGAAAAGTACGCAAAAGAGTTAAATGTGGCGATTGATGTCACAAAAGAAACCGATCCTCGGGTGATTATGGCTTACGGTGTAATGAGTACGCCAGCGGTAGTGATGGAAGAGGAGTTAGTTCACTCTGGTTCAATTCCCAACAGTACTCAAGTTAAAGAGTGGCTCGCCGAGTAGCGTTTTCGCATAAACGAATGTTTTACGTAAACTCAATTCACTCAGGTTTTGAGTTTTCAATTCTAAGGATTAATATGATAGTTATATATCACAACCCAGAATGCGGAACCTCGAGGAATGTGCTTAAGATCATTGAGGATGCAGGATATCAACCTATCATTATTGATTATCTAACCCAAGGGTGGACAAACAGTCAATTGTTGGGGTTGTTCGCTGCGGCCAATTTAACTCCCCGTGAAGCCTTAAGAACGAGTAAATCGCCAGCTAAAGAACTTGGCTTACTCGATGAAAGTGTAGCTGATGAGACAATTTTAGCGGCCATGCTGAAGTTCCCAGTATTAGTAAATCGTCCAATAGTGTGCAGTCCAAAAGGTGTTAAGTTATGTCGCCCGAGTGAAGCAGTCCTAGCGCTACTAGAAAATTGGCCTGCAGGACCTTACTATAAAGAAGATGGTCAACAGATCCTCGATGAAAATAATAAACGGCTATGTTAATTTTAAAGTACTTAAGGTGTACTTAATTTAGCATTGTAATAATGGCTGAAATACCTAAGCAATGACTGTTATTAAGCGGGGGAGGTTAACCTGTAAAAATAGTAATCTGCTTTTTACTTCCCCTCATATATTCCCTTCTATTTTAAGCGCGCCATATTTGAATGTGGTCATAAAGTAGGCAGATGTGTCAATCTGCCGTAAGCCGAAAAGCTAATTTTAGATAAAATGTAAATTATTTGTTATTGATTTTACCTTTAATGAATATTTTGTCATGCTCTACAACCCAATAAAATCAGTGCTTAAGGATAGGGTGTTTAAAATTAGATTCAGCTTATATCTATTACTAATACAAAAGTATTCGAATAATTAATTAAACTTATACAACTAATCACTCTACTATTTTTGTATTCTAAAACAGAGGATACATTTCATGCACTTTGATTACTCTCCAAAAACCCAAGCTTTACTTGACCGTCTTAACCAGTTTATGGACGAAAATATCTATCCCATAGAGCAAGAATACATAGAGCTTGTTGAAAATAATCCACAGCGTTGGACGACTCCTGCATTAATGCACGAGTTAAAAGAAAAAGCTAAGGCTGCGAATTTGTGGAATTTGTTTTTACCTGAAGAATATTTACCTTACGGTGCGGGTTTAACCAATTTAGAGTATGCCCCTTTATGCGAAGCTATGGGACGCGTGTTGTGGAGTCCTGAAGTTTTTAACTGCAGTGCTCCTGATACCGGCAATATGGAAGTATTGTCTAAGTATGGTAGTGAGGCTCATAAAAAACAGTGGTTAGAGCCTTTGCTTAATGGCGAAATTCGCAGCGCATTTGCAATGACTGAACCTGCTGTTGCATCTAGTGATGCTACGAATATTGAAACATCGATAGTCCGCGATGGTGATGAGTATGTGATTAACGGTCGTAAGTGGTATACCAGTGGCGCTATGAACACTAACTGTAAAATCATGGTGGTTATGGGTAAAACTGATACCACAGCGGAACGTCACAGACAGCAATCGCAAATATTGGTGCCGATGGACACTGCCGGTGTAACCGTTGTGCGTCCGATGAAAGCCATGGGTTTTTATGATGAGCCTATTGGGCATGCCGAAGTGCTGTTTGAAAATGTACGAGTGCCAGCAAGCAACTTATTAGTTGGTGAAGGTGAAGGCTTTGCCATTGCACAAGGGCGCTTAGGGCCAGGCAGAATCCACCACTGTATGCGTTTAATTGGCTGCGCTCAACGGGCACTAGATTTAGCCTGTGAAAGAGTAGAAGAGCGCATTGCCTTTGGTCAGCCTCTGAGCAAGCAACAATCCGTTAGAGAATCTATTGCACAAATGCACTGTGACATCGAGCAGGCCAGATTGCTTACTTTAAAAGCGGCTGACAAAATGGATCGTTACGGTAACAAAGTATCACGAGATATCATTGCTGCGATCAAAATCGTTGCGCCTAACATGGCTTGTCGCGTTATCGATCAATCGATTCAAATGCATGGCGCAGCAGGTACCAGTCAAGACTTTGTACTCTCAGCTATTTACGCCTATGCGCGAACAATCAAACTTGCTGACGGGCCTGATCAGGTGCATATGATGCAATTGGGACGTAACTTAATTAAAGATCACGTTGGTACATCAAAAAAATAGCGTTTAGGTCGTTTTTATTTACCTAATAGTTTGTAATTTAGATTATTTATCGAGGTTAAAGTGACAAAACCAGATCCAGTGAAGCAACTTGATATGAAAGCGTTAGAGGCTTACTTCCGCACTCACGTAACAGATTTTACGGGTGCGTTTAGTGCTGAGAAATTTAGCGGCGGGCAATCTAATCCCACATTCAAGATTACGGCTGGGGATGCTAATTATGTCTTAAGACGGCAACCGCCGGGGAAATTACTCAAATCAGCGCACGCTGTAGATCGCGAGTTTAGAGTAATTTACGCACTGCAAGATACTAAGGTGCCTGTTGCCAAGGTTTATCACCTGTGCGAAGACACTAGCATCATTGGCAGTATGTTTTATGTGATGGAGTATGTTGACGGGGCAGTGTACTGGAATAGTGCCCTGCCTGAGATTGACAGTAACGAAAAACGTAATGCTATGTATCAGCAAATGAGCCAAGTGTTGGCTGATTTGCATGCCGTAGACGTGGACAGTGTTGGCCTTAGTGATTACGGTAAACCTGGAAATTACTTTGATAGGCAACTCAGTCGCTGGTCTAAGCAATACAAATTATCCGAAATAGATAGCATACCCGATATGGATAAGCTGATTAGTTGGTTGCAGCAAAATATCCCAGCCGATGATGGAAAGGTGTCTTTAGTGCATGGCGACTATCGTCTAGATAACTTAATGTTTTCGAAAACATCGGCGCAGATCATTGCCGTCTTGGACTGGGAATTATCCACCCTAGGACACCCCTTGGCTGATTTAGCTTATCAATGTATGCAATTACGTTTACCTGCACACATCGGCCATTCCAGTGGTTTGGGAGGCGTTGATAGGCAAGCTTTGGGGATTCCTAGCGAGGAAGAATTTGTCAGTTGGTATTGTCAACGTGCAGGCTTAGCAAAAATTGATAATTGGCCTTTCTATCTCGCCTTTAGCTTTTTCCGGTTAGCTGCGATAGCACAAGGTGTCGCCAAGCGAGCATTAGAAGGTAACGCGTCAAATGAACAAGCCAGCAAAGTAGGGGCTATGGTGCCGCCGTTGGCCAAAATGGCAGTAGAATTAATCGAGGAACATCAATGAAAGCAATAGTATGTAAGGAATTCGCCAGCGTAGAAAAATTAAGTTATCAAGATGTACCTGATCCAAAAGCTGGAAAGGGACAGGTTATTGTTGATATCAAAGCATCTGGGGTGAACTTTCCAGATGGATTATTAGTTCAGGGGCTGTATCAGAGCAAACCTGACTTTCCATTTATTCCCGGTGGCGAAGTTGCAGGGGTGATCAGTGAAATCGGTGAGGGAGTCTCACATCTAAAAGTGGGGAGCCGCGTTATCGCGCTGTGCACCTTAGGTGGTTATGCTGAAAAAGTGGCTGTTCCTGCTACTCATGTTTTACCTTTACCTGACGAAATTCCTGACGAAGAAGGTGCCGCTTTAGTAACAGCTCACGCTACTGCTCATCATGCTTTGAAACAGCGAGCCAATATTCAGCCTGGTGAAACCTTAGTTGTTACTGGTGCCGCTGGAGGTACGGGCTTGGCTGCTGTGCAAATAGGCAAAGCGATGGGAGCTAAAGTCATTGCCGTTTGTTCAACGCAAGAAAAGCTGGATATCGCTAAACAAAATGGTGCAGACATTCTGATTAACTACACCGAAAAAGACCTTAAAACCGCACTCAAAGAAGCAACTGGCGGAAAAGGTGCTGACGTGGTTTATGAATGTGTTGGTGGGGATACCTTCCACGCATGTTCAAGAAGCATGGGTTGGAATGGTCGTTTGCTGGTAGTTGGTTTTGCTGGTGGCACTATCCCTGAATTTCCGGTGAATCTAGCCTTGGTGAAAGGATATTCAGTGGTTGGCGTATTTTGGGGATCGTTTACCCAGCACCAACCCAAGGATTTCCAAGACAACATGAAAGAGCTACTTAGCTGGTACTTACAAGGAAAGGTCAAAGTTATTGTTGATGAGACTTTGCCATTGGAACGAGCGCACGAAGCACTGAATAAAGTACTAGGGCGCGAAGTTAAAGG harbors:
- a CDS encoding arsenate reductase ArsC — protein: MKILYICTHNRCRSILSEAITNQLAGDVIVAQSAGSQPAGQVHPLSIKYLQEAGISVQGLKSQSWDDFEQFDADVVVTVCDSAAGEACPLWFGNSLKVHWGLTDPSKVQGTEQEIATSFKHCIEEITARVKQLQILAKKDLNPDQLKVALAELGAH
- the arsH gene encoding arsenical resistance protein ArsH gives rise to the protein MLRDMSLANIEEQSLDKPTFEKCITEPLEHAPRILLLHGSMRKRAFSRLVVEECARLLIHFGADVKIFNPEGLPQTDTEDELHPKVKELRELMMWSEGQVWCSPERHGSMTSIFKSQIDWVPLNIGGVRPTQGKTLAVMQVCGGSQSFNVVNQLRVLGRWMRMVTIPNQSSVAKAYLEFDENDRMKPSAYYNRIVDVMEELMKFTLLLRNNKDYFVDRYSERVESAEQLSQRVNQRSI
- the arsB gene encoding ACR3 family arsenite efflux transporter; the protein is MGLFERFLSVWVGLAIIVGIFAGSIAPDAFAVIASFEYAHVNIVIAVLIWLMIYPMMVQIDFSSIKDVGKKPKGLVLTLVVNWLIKPFSMAFLGWLFFKGIFADWVDPQTATEYIAGMILLGVAPCTAMVFVWSQLIKGDANYTLVQVSLNDIIMIFAFAPIAGLLLGVTDITVPWDTLFLSVVLYVLIPLVAGVITRKKLDKSDDHSKLEQFLATMKPWSIIGLLATVTLLFAFQSETILAKPEAIVLIAIPLLIQTYGIFAIAYFIAKKMKLPHNVAAPACMIGTSNFFELAVAVAISLFGLHSGAALATVVGVLVEVPVMLSLVWFANRTRHWFTE
- a CDS encoding permease; translation: MFAVFTQLADWIAYSLLKLTPESKLGDAVHFFVEDVSKIFVLLIVMIYVIALLRASMKVERVRDYLAGKNKGVGYMLGSAFGAITPFCSCSSIPVFLGFTSAGIPVGITMAFLLTSPLVNEVAVLLLMSLLGWKFTLIYVVTGITVGIVGGFFLDSIKAERWLQSFAAEALHKGQNKPTSVNSTVTSAPTKIPFSQRHQFAKDEALEIFGRVWKWVIIGVGLGAALHGFVPDGWIEQHLGNGQWWSVPAAVLLGIPLYSNATGVIPIMESLIVNGLPIGTTLAFCMSTVAASFPEFILLKQVMQWRLLAIVFIMLLVSFSIVGWIFNAFSFLL
- a CDS encoding thioredoxin family protein, whose translation is MKHIKVLGTGCSKCIKTAELFEKYAKELNVAIDVTKETDPRVIMAYGVMSTPAVVMEEELVHSGSIPNSTQVKEWLAE
- the arsC gene encoding arsenate reductase (glutaredoxin) (This arsenate reductase requires both glutathione and glutaredoxin to convert arsenate to arsenite, after which the efflux transporter formed by ArsA and ArsB can extrude the arsenite from the cell, providing resistance.), translated to MIVIYHNPECGTSRNVLKIIEDAGYQPIIIDYLTQGWTNSQLLGLFAAANLTPREALRTSKSPAKELGLLDESVADETILAAMLKFPVLVNRPIVCSPKGVKLCRPSEAVLALLENWPAGPYYKEDGQQILDENNKRLC
- a CDS encoding acyl-CoA dehydrogenase family protein, which translates into the protein MHFDYSPKTQALLDRLNQFMDENIYPIEQEYIELVENNPQRWTTPALMHELKEKAKAANLWNLFLPEEYLPYGAGLTNLEYAPLCEAMGRVLWSPEVFNCSAPDTGNMEVLSKYGSEAHKKQWLEPLLNGEIRSAFAMTEPAVASSDATNIETSIVRDGDEYVINGRKWYTSGAMNTNCKIMVVMGKTDTTAERHRQQSQILVPMDTAGVTVVRPMKAMGFYDEPIGHAEVLFENVRVPASNLLVGEGEGFAIAQGRLGPGRIHHCMRLIGCAQRALDLACERVEERIAFGQPLSKQQSVRESIAQMHCDIEQARLLTLKAADKMDRYGNKVSRDIIAAIKIVAPNMACRVIDQSIQMHGAAGTSQDFVLSAIYAYARTIKLADGPDQVHMMQLGRNLIKDHVGTSKK
- a CDS encoding phosphotransferase; translated protein: MKALEAYFRTHVTDFTGAFSAEKFSGGQSNPTFKITAGDANYVLRRQPPGKLLKSAHAVDREFRVIYALQDTKVPVAKVYHLCEDTSIIGSMFYVMEYVDGAVYWNSALPEIDSNEKRNAMYQQMSQVLADLHAVDVDSVGLSDYGKPGNYFDRQLSRWSKQYKLSEIDSIPDMDKLISWLQQNIPADDGKVSLVHGDYRLDNLMFSKTSAQIIAVLDWELSTLGHPLADLAYQCMQLRLPAHIGHSSGLGGVDRQALGIPSEEEFVSWYCQRAGLAKIDNWPFYLAFSFFRLAAIAQGVAKRALEGNASNEQASKVGAMVPPLAKMAVELIEEHQ
- a CDS encoding NADPH:quinone oxidoreductase family protein — its product is MKAIVCKEFASVEKLSYQDVPDPKAGKGQVIVDIKASGVNFPDGLLVQGLYQSKPDFPFIPGGEVAGVISEIGEGVSHLKVGSRVIALCTLGGYAEKVAVPATHVLPLPDEIPDEEGAALVTAHATAHHALKQRANIQPGETLVVTGAAGGTGLAAVQIGKAMGAKVIAVCSTQEKLDIAKQNGADILINYTEKDLKTALKEATGGKGADVVYECVGGDTFHACSRSMGWNGRLLVVGFAGGTIPEFPVNLALVKGYSVVGVFWGSFTQHQPKDFQDNMKELLSWYLQGKVKVIVDETLPLERAHEALNKVLGREVKGKMALRP